From a region of the Candidatus Methanoplasma cognatum genome:
- a CDS encoding DNA-3-methyladenine glycosylase I codes for MSERIRCVWAGSAPEYEDYHDSEWGRPVHDDVKLFEMLTPECMQAGLSWRTVLRKREAFREAFDGFDPKKVALYDDKKFRNSWRIRE; via the coding sequence ATGAGCGAAAGGATCAGATGCGTCTGGGCGGGAAGCGCCCCGGAATATGAGGATTATCATGACAGCGAATGGGGGCGTCCGGTGCATGATGATGTCAAACTGTTCGAGATGCTGACCCCGGAATGTATGCAGGCAGGGCTTTCGTGGAGGACCGTGCTCAGAAAAAGAGAAGCGTTCAGGGAAGCTTTCGACGGATTCGACCCGAAGAAAGTGGCCCTTTATGACGATAAAAAATTCAGGAACTCATGGCGAATAAGGGAATAA
- a CDS encoding DNA-3-methyladenine glycosylase I encodes MANKGIIRNRQKIDSTVNNAKAILEVKEKYGSFDKLIWEYVGNEPVTGHWKSIWDMPPTTPLSDNISKDLKKMGFRFVGSTVIYSFMQAVGMVNDHVAECFVYEELTGSSQ; translated from the coding sequence ATGGCGAATAAGGGAATAATAAGAAACCGCCAGAAGATAGATTCAACCGTGAACAATGCCAAGGCCATTCTGGAAGTCAAAGAAAAATACGGAAGCTTCGATAAATTGATCTGGGAATATGTCGGCAACGAACCCGTCACAGGTCACTGGAAAAGTATCTGGGACATGCCTCCGACCACTCCGCTCTCCGACAATATAAGCAAAGATCTTAAAAAAATGGGTTTCAGATTCGTCGGCTCGACCGTCATCTATTCATTCATGCAGGCCGTAGGCATGGTCAACGACCACGTCGCGGAATGTTTTGTTTATGAGGAGTTGACGGGGAGCAGCCAATGA
- a CDS encoding dihydroneopterin aldolase family protein, whose protein sequence is MTENREELAAKKFKCSTKERALFEAGIKMGTIYHQFAGVPLDQDSVEALEDAIEKGVLVQPYVESIKVRIDRSIFGPKKDEYSYHSLSGEMLDVVLVIKIDDVRVKAEMRYDPMLKYPLMYISDSG, encoded by the coding sequence ATGACGGAAAACCGAGAAGAACTTGCGGCAAAGAAGTTCAAGTGTTCCACCAAAGAGCGGGCCTTGTTCGAAGCGGGCATCAAGATGGGAACGATCTACCACCAGTTCGCCGGCGTGCCTTTGGACCAGGACAGCGTCGAGGCGCTGGAAGACGCCATAGAGAAAGGAGTACTGGTCCAACCGTACGTCGAGAGCATAAAGGTCAGGATAGACAGGAGCATCTTTGGTCCGAAGAAGGATGAGTACTCCTATCATTCGCTGTCCGGGGAGATGCTTGATGTTGTTTTGGTGATAAAGATCGATGACGTTAGGGTAAAAGCGGAGATGAGATATGACCCTATGCTGAAGTACCCCCTCATGTACATCTCCGACTCCGGCTGA
- a CDS encoding Fic family protein, whose translation MGKDPPFTLTNEMMRLVKDIAAALGGIRGAEDLEKLPRLRKTGRIRSIHSSLAIENNSLTIEQVSDIIDGRRVIGPPKEILEVKNAFAAYKELENIDPFDIKDLLRTHKVMMNGLVEESGRFRSVDVGVFAGDGSVVHAAPGHSMVPGLMNDLFEWLNTSDADELIKSSVFHYEFEFIHPFRDGNGRMGRLWQTAILVNWMPVFAWIPVESIIRERQSDYYDAIASSTRAGSSNDFIVYMLKAILDAVNAVASDAERHISRISTRVRNLLKALGNDSASAAELMERLDLKSRKALYDNYLKPAIEAGLVSMTEPDKPTSRNQMYFRK comes from the coding sequence ATGGGAAAGGATCCTCCGTTCACCCTTACTAATGAGATGATGCGTCTGGTCAAAGATATAGCGGCAGCGTTAGGCGGCATCCGCGGCGCAGAGGATCTGGAGAAACTCCCCAGACTGCGCAAGACCGGCCGCATACGGTCGATCCATTCATCGCTTGCGATAGAGAACAACTCACTGACGATAGAACAGGTATCAGATATCATCGATGGAAGACGGGTGATCGGGCCTCCGAAGGAGATACTTGAGGTCAAGAACGCATTTGCAGCCTACAAAGAACTGGAGAATATCGATCCTTTCGATATCAAAGACCTGTTACGAACGCATAAGGTAATGATGAACGGTCTTGTCGAAGAAAGCGGCAGGTTTCGCTCTGTCGATGTGGGTGTGTTCGCGGGCGACGGGAGTGTCGTTCATGCAGCTCCCGGACACAGCATGGTGCCCGGTCTTATGAACGACCTCTTCGAGTGGCTTAATACATCGGATGCGGATGAGCTAATAAAGTCAAGCGTCTTTCACTATGAATTCGAATTCATCCATCCCTTCCGCGACGGCAACGGAAGGATGGGGAGGCTGTGGCAGACGGCCATTTTAGTGAACTGGATGCCGGTGTTCGCATGGATACCGGTCGAGAGCATCATCCGCGAGCGACAGTCTGATTATTACGACGCGATAGCGAGTTCTACAAGAGCGGGCAGTTCAAATGATTTCATAGTATACATGCTGAAAGCTATACTGGACGCCGTGAACGCCGTCGCCTCCGATGCGGAGAGACATATCAGCCGCATCAGTACAAGGGTGCGCAATCTCCTGAAAGCGCTGGGAAATGATTCTGCGAGCGCGGCGGAGCTGATGGAACGCCTGGATCTGAAATCGCGCAAAGCATTGTACGACAACTATCTGAAACCGGCGATCGAGGCGGGGCTTGTATCCATGACCGAACCGGACAAGCCGACAAGCAGAAACCAAATGTATTTCAGGAAATGA
- a CDS encoding NAD-binding protein, with protein sequence MKVVIIGAGNVGFTSAEALSKVHDVLIVEKDASKAENAKALLSASVLHEDGSNPKVIEAAIKRIDADIILSAIPDDAHNLFICLMAKRIKPTIKAVACLRDPDFMIKTSKEGVDLLISPELITAEKIEKLAVLENAIAYDHISSMDIDLATFRIGDGHNLVGKVVLEIEMPADCNVMAVYRGDSVILNNETAEIHAGDRIRVLGSPESIVAFNKLIGIEKEAKEFVILGASTVGMEAARRLAQGNKRRIVKIIENDETLSRNAARELEDIAVVSGDFIDPSVLRSENVQRADVVIAASSIDERNLLACIAGLRLGIRKIISKYSDREYEKIFLYAGIESIIGYHRVIYNEITKNLIFDENAILAVERDSEFFFSVTIGERSALIESRLGDINMPDGTRIAAIRRGDVMIYPRMNTVFREGDKVLLFTHMANPADLSRLFGHNTPLEL encoded by the coding sequence ATGAAGGTAGTGATCATCGGGGCCGGTAACGTCGGTTTCACTTCTGCGGAGGCGCTTTCCAAAGTCCATGACGTTTTGATAGTGGAAAAGGACGCTTCAAAGGCTGAGAATGCAAAAGCGCTGCTGAGCGCATCCGTGCTTCACGAGGACGGAAGCAACCCAAAGGTAATAGAGGCCGCGATAAAAAGGATCGACGCCGACATAATCCTATCGGCGATACCGGACGACGCCCACAACCTCTTCATCTGTCTGATGGCCAAACGCATAAAACCCACCATAAAGGCGGTGGCGTGTCTCAGGGACCCGGATTTTATGATCAAGACATCTAAGGAAGGGGTCGACCTTCTGATCTCGCCAGAACTCATAACAGCTGAAAAAATAGAGAAGCTGGCGGTCCTTGAGAACGCCATCGCTTATGATCATATATCCAGCATGGATATTGACCTTGCGACCTTCAGGATAGGGGACGGCCACAACCTTGTCGGAAAGGTCGTTCTGGAAATCGAAATGCCGGCGGACTGCAACGTAATGGCCGTATACCGCGGAGACAGCGTCATACTCAACAACGAGACCGCCGAGATACATGCGGGGGACAGGATAAGGGTGCTCGGTTCCCCTGAATCCATCGTCGCGTTCAATAAATTGATCGGGATCGAAAAAGAGGCGAAGGAATTCGTGATCCTGGGCGCAAGCACCGTCGGGATGGAGGCGGCAAGGAGACTCGCCCAGGGGAATAAAAGAAGGATCGTCAAGATAATCGAGAACGATGAGACGCTTAGCAGAAATGCCGCAAGAGAGCTGGAGGACATAGCGGTCGTGAGCGGGGACTTCATAGATCCGTCCGTCCTGAGGTCCGAGAATGTTCAAAGAGCGGATGTCGTGATAGCGGCGTCCTCGATAGATGAGCGCAACCTGCTCGCGTGCATAGCGGGCCTGAGATTGGGCATCAGGAAGATAATATCGAAGTATTCCGACCGGGAATATGAAAAGATATTCCTGTACGCGGGGATCGAATCTATAATCGGGTATCACCGCGTGATATACAACGAGATCACTAAGAACCTGATATTCGACGAGAATGCGATCCTGGCTGTCGAGAGGGACAGCGAGTTCTTCTTCAGCGTGACGATCGGCGAACGGTCCGCTCTTATCGAGAGCCGCCTCGGAGACATCAACATGCCGGACGGAACAAGGATCGCGGCCATCAGGAGAGGGGATGTTATGATCTACCCCCGGATGAACACAGTGTTCAGAGAAGGGGA
- a CDS encoding peroxiredoxin, giving the protein MTCENETILRMPLIGDKCPEFEAVTTQGNIKFPQDFKGKWVVFFSHPADFTPVCTTEFMTFAYRAKELSDINTELVGLSVDSITAHIAWLRRIKELEWKGMKKVDVQFHLIEDISMKVANKFGMIMPGQSNTQAVRAVFIIDPNGVIRLILYYPLSTGRNFDEIKRVVTALQKADKDKCATPADWKPGDDTIVPPPKSLGLAKERAEMKGGDQYCLDWFLCFNKES; this is encoded by the coding sequence ATGACTTGTGAAAATGAAACAATATTGCGTATGCCCCTTATAGGGGACAAATGTCCGGAGTTCGAAGCGGTCACTACCCAGGGCAACATTAAATTCCCCCAGGACTTCAAAGGTAAATGGGTCGTTTTCTTCTCCCATCCTGCGGACTTCACTCCCGTCTGTACCACCGAATTCATGACTTTTGCTTACAGAGCAAAAGAGCTTTCAGACATCAACACCGAACTCGTAGGGCTTTCCGTGGACTCCATAACAGCACACATCGCGTGGCTGAGAAGGATCAAAGAACTGGAATGGAAAGGAATGAAAAAAGTCGATGTGCAGTTCCATCTGATCGAAGACATTTCCATGAAAGTGGCGAACAAGTTCGGGATGATCATGCCCGGGCAGTCCAACACGCAGGCTGTCAGAGCGGTCTTCATAATAGACCCGAACGGAGTTATCAGGCTGATCCTCTACTACCCGCTGAGCACGGGAAGGAACTTCGACGAGATCAAAAGAGTCGTGACCGCCCTTCAGAAAGCGGATAAGGACAAGTGCGCCACCCCGGCGGACTGGAAACCCGGAGATGACACCATCGTACCTCCGCCCAAATCCTTGGGTCTGGCGAAAGAGAGGGCCGAAATGAAGGGAGGCGACCAGTACTGCCTCGATTGGTTCTTGTGCTTCAACAAAGAATCCTGA
- the nadA gene encoding quinolinate synthase NadA: MVSAEERIRQLKKEKNAVILAHNYTSKEVQDLADFVGDSLGLSIEASRTSADIIVFCGVTFMGETAKILSPEKTVLVPEPDAHCAMAAMCTGEQLKKYRKAHPGCVIIGYVNSTAESKKEMDICCTSSNVVKVTESLRGKDVLLVPDANLGAYAAAETGIPVATWNGFCPIHHGITSSRLLELKNEHPNAFVMAHPECRGEVLALADHVGSTESMIKVSKSSEKKEFIVLTEIGMRYRLEKENPEKTFHFYEHAVCTTMKMITPESVLNSLEKGTGEVILSKDIIEGARNAVMKMIELV; the protein is encoded by the coding sequence ATGGTCTCTGCGGAAGAGAGGATACGGCAATTGAAAAAAGAGAAGAACGCGGTCATTCTCGCCCACAATTACACTTCAAAGGAAGTACAGGACCTAGCCGATTTTGTGGGAGATTCCCTTGGACTCTCCATTGAGGCATCTAGAACGTCCGCCGACATCATCGTATTCTGCGGCGTGACCTTCATGGGGGAGACCGCGAAGATACTCAGTCCCGAAAAGACCGTCCTCGTGCCAGAGCCGGACGCTCACTGCGCCATGGCGGCCATGTGTACCGGAGAACAGTTGAAAAAATACAGAAAAGCGCACCCCGGCTGCGTCATCATAGGGTATGTGAACAGCACCGCAGAGTCAAAAAAAGAGATGGATATCTGCTGCACTTCGTCCAACGTCGTCAAGGTGACAGAGTCCCTCAGAGGGAAGGATGTGCTTCTGGTGCCGGATGCGAACCTCGGGGCCTACGCGGCTGCCGAGACGGGTATCCCGGTCGCGACCTGGAACGGGTTCTGCCCGATACACCACGGCATCACCTCTTCCCGGTTGTTGGAACTCAAAAACGAACATCCGAACGCTTTCGTCATGGCCCACCCGGAATGCAGGGGGGAAGTGCTGGCACTCGCGGACCATGTGGGATCCACTGAATCGATGATCAAAGTATCAAAGTCCTCGGAAAAGAAGGAATTCATCGTCCTGACGGAGATAGGGATGAGATACCGCCTTGAGAAGGAGAACCCGGAAAAGACGTTCCACTTCTACGAACATGCGGTATGCACCACTATGAAGATGATAACGCCTGAGTCTGTTCTGAATTCGCTGGAAAAAGGCACTGGAGAGGTCATCCTCAGCAAGGATATCATCGAAGGCGCAAGGAACGCGGTCATGAAGATGATCGAACTGGTCTGA